One segment of Arcanobacterium haemolyticum DSM 20595 DNA contains the following:
- a CDS encoding HNH endonuclease family protein gives MLTNVLLSAVLALTPAQLSANTPDDITLTSEQAINFLQNHMTADNPDPHHGQLYSGNRTNLFGSAWKDVDHNKCDTRNDILSRDLFDTDYSEEPGIQDITQGVKKGKSGCRNATVYSGKLNDPYTGKIIDFKRGKESGSKVQIDHVIPLGYAYRHGAWAIAKNGGKNVMEQFANDPLNLLAVDGKANNVKKDKGPSEWMPDNSAFKCEYALRMTAVLQRYNSFGFTFDDKDKSTLIGLFHGECAGKSFNYRAPMTGHNTKAEVLSDSVETEDPSLNEAAIK, from the coding sequence ATGTTAACTAACGTACTGCTTTCCGCTGTTTTGGCACTGACGCCAGCTCAGCTCTCAGCAAACACTCCTGACGATATAACTCTCACGTCAGAACAGGCTATCAATTTTCTTCAAAATCACATGACAGCCGACAATCCCGATCCTCATCACGGCCAGCTTTATTCTGGAAATCGTACCAATCTATTTGGTAGCGCTTGGAAAGATGTCGATCATAACAAGTGCGATACACGCAATGATATTCTCTCGCGAGATCTCTTTGATACTGATTATTCTGAAGAACCCGGAATCCAAGATATCACCCAGGGTGTGAAAAAGGGTAAGAGCGGATGCCGCAACGCGACCGTCTATTCCGGAAAGCTCAACGATCCATACACCGGAAAAATTATCGATTTTAAACGCGGGAAAGAAAGCGGAAGTAAGGTTCAGATTGACCACGTTATCCCGCTAGGATATGCCTACCGCCATGGCGCATGGGCGATTGCAAAAAACGGTGGGAAAAACGTTATGGAACAGTTTGCTAACGATCCATTGAATTTGCTTGCCGTTGATGGAAAAGCAAACAATGTGAAGAAAGACAAGGGCCCATCAGAATGGATGCCTGATAATTCTGCGTTCAAATGCGAATACGCTCTACGCATGACAGCCGTTTTGCAACGATACAACAGCTTCGGATTCACCTTTGACGATAAAGATAAAAGCACTCTTATTGGATTATTCCATGGAGAATGTGCTGGTAAATCGTTCAATTATCGTGCACCAATGACAGGACACAACACCAAGGCCGAAGTCCTATCAGACAGCGTGGAAACTGAGGATCCATCATTGAATGAAGCTGCCATAAAATAG
- the aroE gene encoding shikimate dehydrogenase, with the protein MPLHFGLIGDPIEHSLSPLIHNTSFRALGIDATYSLLEVPDHDVPSAIRSFKNLGIAGINVTMPYKRAVLPALHELTPTAELAQSVNTVAFRDNQIIGHSTDGLGMLKPLRDAGIDLSHEHILILGSGGAGTSVALAAAQSGARRVTLMNREGAGLERAHRLAARIRELPDESCTIGVVPLATTVETERCVRDATVILNCTAAGMNPNPHATPVPTEWLSNRHVVMDAVYTPRVTQFLRDASVAGARTFDGLSMLVAQAALAEELWLECTMPTEYVIEELGKSAQFSL; encoded by the coding sequence ATGCCTTTACATTTCGGCCTTATCGGCGATCCGATCGAACACTCGCTGTCGCCTCTTATCCATAACACGTCATTTCGTGCGCTTGGCATCGATGCCACGTACTCATTGCTAGAGGTTCCTGATCATGACGTTCCCTCAGCGATCCGCTCCTTCAAAAACCTCGGCATCGCCGGCATCAACGTGACGATGCCATACAAGCGCGCAGTTCTGCCGGCACTCCACGAACTCACGCCTACGGCGGAACTCGCTCAGTCCGTGAACACGGTGGCGTTCCGTGACAATCAGATTATCGGCCATTCCACAGATGGCTTGGGAATGCTTAAACCGTTGCGCGATGCAGGCATCGATCTTTCCCATGAACATATTTTAATTTTGGGGTCCGGGGGAGCGGGTACGTCGGTAGCGCTGGCGGCAGCACAATCTGGAGCACGCCGCGTCACACTCATGAATCGCGAAGGGGCAGGCTTAGAGCGGGCCCATCGCCTTGCCGCCAGAATCCGTGAATTGCCGGACGAATCGTGCACGATCGGCGTCGTCCCACTTGCTACCACAGTTGAGACGGAACGTTGTGTACGTGACGCAACGGTTATTTTGAACTGTACGGCGGCAGGGATGAATCCGAATCCTCACGCCACGCCAGTACCTACGGAGTGGTTGAGTAACCGCCACGTGGTGATGGACGCGGTTTATACGCCGCGCGTAACGCAGTTTCTTCGCGATGCTTCAGTCGCTGGCGCCCGCACCTTCGACGGCTTATCGATGCTCGTTGCGCAGGCCGCCTTGGCGGAAGAACTTTGGCTTGAGTGTACGATGCCAACTGAATATGTGATTGAGGAGCTTGGGAAATCTGCCCAGTTTTCGCTGTGA
- a CDS encoding ribosomal protein L7/L12, which yields MIYGLIPILVGLAIVAFMNNVQHKAHIARIQKQIDTLARLTGHDEVTSAYLSGEEKAMIIRLKSDGKSVVAIKKIRDITGLGLKDAKEYFDSL from the coding sequence ATGATTTACGGGCTGATACCTATCTTGGTTGGTCTTGCGATCGTGGCGTTTATGAATAACGTTCAACATAAAGCACACATCGCACGGATACAGAAGCAAATTGACACATTGGCCCGATTAACAGGGCATGATGAGGTTACATCCGCATACCTATCAGGCGAAGAAAAAGCGATGATTATTCGCTTAAAGAGCGATGGAAAGTCCGTGGTGGCCATCAAGAAAATTAGAGATATCACTGGGCTTGGTCTGAAAGATGCCAAAGAATATTTTGATAGTTTATAA
- a CDS encoding pyrophosphohydrolase domain-containing protein translates to MNSQPQRPDPNQPELLVRQFHEVYKLPIVTDRPDAARERIHMRLSLIAEEFAELLGAAYGPQARQIMEDAWAQAQTVDEQARDTVEVADALGDLIYVIYGMALELGIPLSRVLDEIQASNLSKLGADGQPIYREDGKVLKGPDYFPPDISRALES, encoded by the coding sequence ATGAATTCACAGCCACAACGCCCCGATCCGAATCAACCCGAACTCCTTGTTCGCCAGTTCCATGAGGTTTACAAACTGCCAATAGTTACTGATAGGCCTGATGCAGCCAGAGAACGAATCCATATGCGCCTGAGCTTGATCGCCGAAGAGTTCGCAGAGCTCCTTGGAGCCGCGTACGGCCCACAGGCACGTCAAATTATGGAAGACGCCTGGGCGCAGGCTCAGACTGTTGATGAGCAGGCTCGCGATACCGTTGAAGTTGCCGATGCTCTTGGTGATCTTATTTACGTGATCTACGGAATGGCCTTGGAGTTAGGTATTCCCCTATCGCGTGTTCTCGATGAGATTCAAGCATCGAACCTGTCAAAGCTGGGAGCCGACGGCCAGCCTATTTACCGTGAAGATGGCAAAGTACTCAAAGGGCCTGACTATTTCCCTCCGGACATTTCACGGGCTCTCGAATCATAA
- a CDS encoding tRNA (cytidine(34)-2'-O)-methyltransferase, whose product MLDFVFHEPKIPGNTGNAIRLAACTGARLHLIEPLAFNFDDAHLRRAGLDYHDLADVVIHPNWEAAKEYFGDDRRVFAFTSHTENNYADEQYQDGDILLFGTEPTGLPDEVLNDPYLTKHLRIPMLPGRRSLNLANSASIVVYEAWRQLGFPSAAPIS is encoded by the coding sequence GTGTTAGATTTCGTATTTCATGAACCAAAGATTCCTGGCAACACCGGTAACGCGATTCGCCTCGCGGCTTGCACTGGTGCGCGCCTTCACCTCATTGAGCCACTAGCGTTTAATTTCGACGACGCTCACTTGCGTCGCGCTGGTTTGGACTACCACGATTTGGCGGACGTGGTTATCCACCCGAACTGGGAAGCAGCAAAAGAATATTTCGGTGACGATCGGCGCGTTTTTGCTTTCACATCACACACAGAAAACAATTACGCAGATGAGCAGTATCAAGATGGCGACATCTTGTTGTTTGGCACAGAACCAACTGGACTCCCCGATGAGGTATTGAACGATCCCTACCTCACCAAGCATCTACGCATCCCCATGCTCCCAGGCCGCCGTTCACTTAACCTGGCAAATTCAGCATCGATCGTCGTCTATGAAGCATGGCGTCAGTTAGGATTCCCGTCGGCTGCACCTATTTCTTAA
- a CDS encoding helix-turn-helix domain-containing protein, whose amino-acid sequence MTDYSYAERVLGTVLGKTLTRRRKELGKTQEQVANEADINREHYQQMEYGRSDRKRNSPLNPRLSTLIKLSKVLDIPVSVLLNDAIKAYHLTEAHMNAQERI is encoded by the coding sequence ATGACTGACTATTCATACGCAGAACGGGTACTCGGAACGGTTTTAGGAAAAACGCTTACTCGCCGTCGAAAAGAACTTGGCAAAACGCAAGAACAAGTAGCCAACGAAGCAGACATCAACCGTGAACACTATCAGCAAATGGAATACGGGCGATCAGATCGTAAACGTAACTCGCCACTTAACCCGCGGCTCAGCACTCTTATCAAACTGTCAAAAGTGCTTGATATCCCCGTCTCGGTACTTCTCAACGATGCGATCAAGGCCTACCACCTCACGGAAGCTCACATGAACGCGCAAGAACGCATCTAA
- a CDS encoding TrmH family RNA methyltransferase, whose product MIIELETLDDPRLADYTKLTDVALRKSLEAERGLYMAEGDKVIGRAINAGHTPRSFIMSARWLETLQPIIEQATGHADGGDIPVYVASEELIEELTGFHVHRGALAAMNRPELPSVEEFLGPDSTARRIIVLENLVNHTNVGAVFRSMAALGFDAVLLTDSASDPLYRRAVRVSMGTVFQVPWTRIPHWPRSMQMLKDRGWITASLALRDDALPLDQFAQLPDVMAPDSKVALILGTEGDGLSAATISHADHAVVIPMAGGVDSLNVAAAGAVAAWELRVR is encoded by the coding sequence GTGATTATTGAGCTAGAAACGTTAGACGATCCGCGGCTTGCGGACTACACAAAACTTACTGATGTGGCGCTACGCAAAAGCCTCGAAGCCGAACGCGGCCTCTACATGGCTGAAGGTGATAAAGTTATTGGCCGGGCCATCAATGCGGGGCATACGCCACGGTCGTTTATTATGTCTGCTCGTTGGCTTGAAACGTTACAGCCAATAATCGAACAAGCTACAGGGCACGCCGATGGTGGCGATATTCCTGTGTATGTTGCGTCGGAAGAGCTTATCGAAGAACTTACCGGCTTTCATGTTCACCGTGGTGCTCTGGCCGCAATGAACCGGCCTGAACTACCATCGGTAGAAGAGTTTCTTGGGCCTGATAGTACGGCGCGGCGAATCATTGTGTTAGAAAACCTCGTTAACCACACCAACGTTGGGGCCGTGTTCCGTTCGATGGCGGCCCTTGGTTTTGATGCGGTGTTATTGACTGATTCGGCATCTGACCCGTTGTATCGGCGTGCCGTGCGCGTATCGATGGGGACCGTTTTCCAGGTGCCGTGGACTCGGATTCCGCACTGGCCACGCTCCATGCAAATGTTGAAAGATCGGGGCTGGATTACGGCGTCGTTGGCGTTGCGTGATGATGCTTTGCCACTGGATCAGTTCGCCCAGTTGCCGGACGTGATGGCGCCTGATTCGAAGGTGGCGTTGATTTTGGGTACAGAAGGTGACGGGTTGAGCGCAGCAACTATCTCGCATGCGGATCATGCCGTGGTGATTCCGATGGCAGGCGGGGTCGATTCGCTCAACGTGGCAGCGGCTGGTGCTGTGGCGGCGTGGGAGTTGCGCGTTCGTTAG
- a CDS encoding SPFH domain-containing protein — protein MGNEPDIASVILLVVLGILALLIVVAVWRAVLQVHQGFTVIVERLGKYHKTLKPGLHFLVPFIDSVRQRIDMREQVVPFPPQPVITSDNIVVNIDTVIYYQVTQPEAATYEIANPMAAIEQLAVTTLRNIIGSMDMEQALTGRDQINGQLRGVLDEATGRWGIRVSRVELKAIDPPATVQSAMEQQMKAERDRRAAILTAEGIKQSAILTAEGEKQSQILRAEGQAQAAILQAQGESRAILQVFDAIHRGNADPKLLSYEYLKMLPEIAQSSSSKLWIVPTELTAALNAVTAGFTGKAGDENVKVDFSGLDDGEFATSLANTSLQSTDEALADAKDEASRATEVAEETGQNL, from the coding sequence ATGGGAAATGAACCAGATATCGCATCGGTTATTCTTCTTGTTGTTCTAGGCATCCTTGCTCTGCTTATTGTTGTTGCTGTATGGCGTGCAGTTTTGCAGGTTCACCAGGGCTTCACTGTGATTGTTGAACGCTTGGGAAAGTATCATAAGACTCTCAAACCGGGGCTTCACTTCCTCGTGCCGTTTATTGATTCTGTACGTCAACGAATCGATATGCGTGAACAGGTTGTACCATTCCCACCGCAACCAGTTATTACATCTGACAATATTGTGGTGAACATTGATACGGTCATCTACTATCAGGTCACTCAGCCTGAAGCAGCAACCTATGAGATCGCGAATCCGATGGCGGCTATCGAACAGTTGGCTGTGACAACGCTTCGTAACATCATCGGCTCCATGGATATGGAACAGGCCCTAACCGGCCGTGATCAGATCAATGGGCAACTTCGTGGCGTTCTTGATGAAGCAACTGGCCGCTGGGGTATTCGTGTTTCGCGCGTGGAACTCAAAGCAATTGATCCGCCGGCAACCGTCCAATCTGCAATGGAACAGCAGATGAAGGCAGAACGTGATCGCCGTGCAGCGATTTTGACTGCCGAAGGTATCAAGCAATCTGCGATTCTTACAGCTGAAGGCGAAAAGCAATCTCAGATTCTTCGTGCCGAAGGCCAAGCACAAGCTGCTATTTTGCAGGCACAGGGTGAATCCCGTGCTATTTTGCAGGTCTTTGATGCAATCCATCGTGGCAACGCTGATCCTAAGCTCCTGTCGTACGAATACCTGAAGATGCTGCCGGAAATTGCGCAATCGTCGTCGTCGAAGCTATGGATTGTTCCAACTGAACTCACCGCGGCTCTCAATGCAGTTACTGCCGGTTTCACCGGCAAAGCTGGCGATGAGAACGTGAAGGTTGATTTCAGCGGGCTTGATGATGGTGAATTTGCAACGTCGCTTGCGAATACAAGTCTGCAAAGCACGGACGAAGCGCTGGCAGATGCGAAAGATGAAGCCAGCCGGGCAACTGAAGTAGCGGAAGAAACAGGCCAAAACCTGTAA
- a CDS encoding NfeD family protein has product MAWGIWAIISAVLLILEMLTVDFTFTMVAGGALAAAGVSALGGNLVMQVATFAVVSTVLLLVVRPWARKHINNSSTGESNVYALVGRGGIALSAIDENSGQAKIGGDVWSASTLEGPIEPDTAVIVSAVEGARVVVVTA; this is encoded by the coding sequence ATGGCTTGGGGAATTTGGGCAATAATTTCGGCAGTGTTGCTGATTTTAGAAATGCTTACCGTTGATTTTACGTTCACGATGGTGGCAGGTGGTGCTCTTGCAGCCGCAGGTGTTTCCGCTTTAGGCGGGAATCTTGTGATGCAGGTTGCCACGTTTGCCGTTGTCTCAACAGTGCTTCTGTTGGTGGTACGTCCGTGGGCACGAAAGCATATCAATAATTCATCCACCGGTGAATCTAATGTGTATGCGCTAGTTGGCCGTGGCGGTATTGCCCTGAGTGCGATTGATGAAAACTCTGGGCAGGCAAAAATCGGCGGTGACGTGTGGAGTGCATCTACACTCGAAGGTCCTATTGAACCGGATACGGCAGTGATTGTCAGTGCTGTTGAAGGCGCTCGAGTCGTTGTTGTCACGGCCTAA
- a CDS encoding ABC transporter ATP-binding protein: MGEVLDVKNVIVQRNGNAILNDVTWRVNDGERWVILGANGAGKTTLISIASGRMQPTSGDVAIVGERLDSADMAEMKALVGVASSAVDAKISARETVLDVVRTAAYGKITAWNERYEDEDTERALGLLATLGVAHAADRTFGSLSSGERKRVGIARALMSDPEILVLDEPASGLDFGGREKLLETLSDLAQAVYAPVMVLVTHHMEEIPAGFTHALLMKDGKVFAAGEISSVLTDVNISDAFGIPARIEHVNGRYFATSRR; encoded by the coding sequence ATGGGTGAAGTTTTAGACGTAAAAAATGTCATTGTTCAGCGTAACGGAAATGCGATTCTTAACGACGTCACGTGGCGTGTTAATGATGGTGAGCGATGGGTGATTCTGGGTGCAAACGGTGCCGGTAAGACTACGCTGATTTCTATTGCGTCTGGGCGTATGCAACCGACCTCTGGTGATGTTGCGATTGTAGGGGAAAGGCTCGATAGTGCAGATATGGCAGAAATGAAGGCGCTGGTAGGCGTGGCTTCGTCTGCTGTGGATGCCAAGATTTCTGCTCGGGAAACTGTACTTGATGTTGTTCGCACGGCCGCATATGGAAAAATCACGGCGTGGAATGAACGCTACGAGGACGAAGATACGGAGCGTGCTCTAGGGTTGTTGGCAACGTTGGGTGTTGCTCACGCGGCAGATCGTACGTTTGGTTCTCTTTCTTCTGGTGAACGTAAGCGGGTAGGAATTGCGCGCGCTCTTATGTCAGATCCGGAAATTCTTGTTCTTGATGAACCTGCATCTGGTCTTGATTTTGGTGGCCGTGAAAAGCTACTTGAGACGCTGAGCGATCTTGCACAGGCTGTGTATGCTCCAGTGATGGTGTTGGTAACTCACCACATGGAAGAAATTCCTGCCGGGTTTACGCACGCATTGCTGATGAAGGATGGCAAGGTGTTTGCTGCGGGGGAGATTTCATCTGTTCTTACTGATGTGAACATCTCTGATGCTTTTGGTATCCCTGCGCGGATCGAACACGTCAATGGACGGTATTTCGCAACATCACGCCGGTAA
- the glgA gene encoding glycogen synthase — protein sequence MRVDLLTREYPPHIYGGAGVHVAELSKVLAAHADVHVHAFDGPREPGAYDSIRVTGYDYLDGLESANSALKTFGVDLAMAGGVGGTDIVHSHTWYANMAGHWASLLHEVPHVISAHSLEPLRPWKREQLGGGYNVSSWAEKTAYEAADGIIAVSHAMRADILRCYPNVDPSKVHVIHNGIDLDGWRAPETDEEIAAARAYTESYGLNPDAPTIAFVGRITRQKGVPGLLRALEYVPADVQVILCAGAPDTPEILAETQGLVRGLQEHRDSVVWIDEHLPRLQIQQLLACSTAFVTPSVYEPLGIVNLEAMAMGLPVVGTATGGIPDCIDDDVTGTLVPIEQLDDGTGTPVDPDTFERDLGEALAAMVADPERAAAMGKAGRERVEEMFSWESIAVKTMEFYRAILNR from the coding sequence ATGCGGGTCGATCTGCTGACACGTGAATATCCACCACACATCTATGGAGGCGCTGGAGTCCATGTTGCCGAACTTTCTAAGGTTTTAGCAGCACATGCGGATGTTCATGTTCACGCGTTTGACGGCCCTCGGGAACCTGGCGCATATGATTCTATTCGGGTTACTGGTTATGACTATCTTGATGGGCTTGAAAGTGCGAATTCTGCGTTGAAGACTTTCGGTGTGGATTTGGCGATGGCCGGTGGAGTGGGAGGAACGGACATCGTTCATTCTCACACGTGGTATGCGAATATGGCGGGGCACTGGGCATCATTGTTACACGAAGTGCCGCACGTGATTTCGGCTCATTCGTTGGAGCCGTTGCGCCCGTGGAAACGGGAGCAGCTTGGTGGCGGTTATAATGTTTCTTCGTGGGCGGAAAAGACCGCGTATGAAGCGGCTGACGGCATTATTGCTGTGTCTCATGCGATGCGTGCTGATATTTTGCGTTGTTACCCGAACGTGGATCCAAGCAAGGTTCACGTTATTCATAATGGTATTGATCTTGATGGGTGGCGTGCTCCTGAAACAGATGAAGAAATCGCAGCGGCGCGGGCTTACACCGAATCGTACGGCTTAAATCCGGACGCACCTACGATCGCGTTTGTTGGGCGGATTACGCGCCAGAAGGGTGTGCCTGGTTTGTTGCGTGCGCTTGAATATGTGCCAGCGGACGTTCAAGTTATTTTGTGTGCGGGTGCTCCAGATACTCCAGAGATTTTGGCGGAGACTCAAGGACTTGTTCGCGGGCTTCAAGAGCACCGTGATTCTGTTGTGTGGATTGACGAACACCTTCCGCGTTTGCAAATTCAGCAGCTTCTTGCGTGTTCTACTGCTTTCGTTACGCCATCGGTGTATGAACCATTGGGGATTGTGAATTTGGAAGCGATGGCGATGGGGCTTCCGGTTGTTGGGACAGCTACCGGTGGTATTCCTGATTGTATCGACGACGACGTGACGGGCACGCTTGTTCCGATCGAACAGCTTGATGACGGCACCGGTACCCCGGTTGATCCAGACACGTTTGAGCGTGATCTGGGTGAAGCGTTGGCGGCTATGGTTGCAGATCCAGAGCGTGCTGCTGCGATGGGTAAGGCTGGCCGTGAGCGTGTTGAAGAAATGTTCTCGTGGGAATCGATTGCTGTCAAAACTATGGAGTTTTACCGAGCAATTCTCAATCGCTGA